ACAAGATAAAGCTAATAAAATTAATGAGGTAGCCACTGAAATAGAAGAAAAATGGCTAGGTCGTTATGGTAATAAAATATCTTCTGAATGGGTGCTACCAAAGATATGGGAAATACTTTCTGAAGCGCCAGAGGTTTATGAAGAAGCTGATTATTTTATGGAAGCTGGCGATTGGGTAGTGTGGCAACTTACGGGTAGTCTTACTAGAAATTTAAGTGCCACAGGATTTAAAGCTATGTGGAGTAAAAAGAGTGGATATCCTGATAAAACCTTCTTTAGAGAATTAGACCCACGACTTGAGAATGTTGTAGAAGAAAAGCTTGGGGGCTCAATTATTCCTCTAGGACATAAGGCTGGTGAAATTAATCAAGAAACTTCACAAAAAACAGGTTTAAATATAGGGACTCCAGTTGCTGCAGCTAATATAGACGCGCATGTAACCTTTCCAGCACTGTCTATTGATGGTCCTGGAAAGATGTTGGCTATCATTGGAACTTCAACTTGTCATATCTTATTAGGAGAAGAAGAACACTTAGTACCAGGAATAAGTGGTGTAGTAGAAGATGGTGTATATCCTGGGTTTTATGGATATGAGGCAGGTCAAGCTAGTGTAGGAGATCTGTTTGGCTGGTTTGTAGAAAATTGTGTTGGCAAAGACTACTATGATTGTGCTCAGGCACAAGACATGGATATACATAATTATCTTATGGAGAAGGCATCAGAATTAGAGGTTGGTCAAAGTGGATTAATTGCACTGGATTGGTGGAATGGCTGTCGCTCCACCTTAGTGGATGCAGATTTAACTGGTATGGTAGTAGGGATGACATTACAGACGAAGCCTGAAGAAGTTTATCGTGCTTTAATAGAAGCAACTGCTTATGGAACAAAGAAGATAATAGATATCTTTAATGAAAATGACGTTCCTGTAAATGAATTCTATGCCTCAGGAGGAATTGCACAGAAGAATCCGCTTGCTATGCAAATCTATGCAGATGTTATTAATATGCCAATTAAAATAGGTGGAAGGTCCCAAGGCCCTGCACTCGGAAGTGCTATATTTGCCGCAGTTGCTGCTGGTAGGGAAAATGGAGGTTATGACAATATTATTGAGGCTAGTAGACATATGGGAAAACTTGATGATAAGGTTTATGAACCTAATGTAAAAAATGTTTTAATGTATAAAAAATTATATGAAGAATATAGCATATTACATGATTATTTTGGCACTGGGATAAATGATGTTATGAAAAGATTAAAAAAATATAAGAACAAGGGGCTGTGTTAAATTATGAATAACAGAAGATTAATAGGAGAATATCCTATAATTGGAATCAGACCAGTTATTGATGCCCGCAGAGGGATGCTTGATGTACGAGGTTCTCTTGAAGAACAGACCATGAACATGGCCAAGGCAGCAGCAGAGCTACTAAGAAATAACATTAAATATGTTAATGGACAAGCAGTAAAAGTAGTCATTTCTGATACAACTATCGGTCGTGTGGCAGAAGCAGCAGCATGCGAAGCTCAATTTAAAAGGGAAGGTGTAGATATCACACTTACGGTAACTCCTTGTTGGTGT
This window of the Natronincola ferrireducens genome carries:
- a CDS encoding ribulokinase codes for the protein MCKYSIGIDFGTLSARALLVNVKTGEELACAVFEYPHAVMDKNLPSGKKLGYDWALQHPRDYLDAISYIIPMLLKESSIFPDDIIGLGIDFTSCTILPVKANGTPICEIDGYRNEPHAYVKLWKHHAAQDKANKINEVATEIEEKWLGRYGNKISSEWVLPKIWEILSEAPEVYEEADYFMEAGDWVVWQLTGSLTRNLSATGFKAMWSKKSGYPDKTFFRELDPRLENVVEEKLGGSIIPLGHKAGEINQETSQKTGLNIGTPVAAANIDAHVTFPALSIDGPGKMLAIIGTSTCHILLGEEEHLVPGISGVVEDGVYPGFYGYEAGQASVGDLFGWFVENCVGKDYYDCAQAQDMDIHNYLMEKASELEVGQSGLIALDWWNGCRSTLVDADLTGMVVGMTLQTKPEEVYRALIEATAYGTKKIIDIFNENDVPVNEFYASGGIAQKNPLAMQIYADVINMPIKIGGRSQGPALGSAIFAAVAAGRENGGYDNIIEASRHMGKLDDKVYEPNVKNVLMYKKLYEEYSILHDYFGTGINDVMKRLKKYKNKGLC